One window of the Xenopus tropicalis strain Nigerian chromosome 10, UCB_Xtro_10.0, whole genome shotgun sequence genome contains the following:
- the lrrc46 gene encoding leucine-rich repeat-containing protein 46 isoform X2, with amino-acid sequence MSSLECVRETHSLYLQENLIKKIENLELLKNLRFLSLSGNRIEEVTNLHSLLNLQFLDLSHNLIQRVNEGELPPKLLALDLRENGCTHAPDYRQKVMTALPLLQELDGEIVSVKQSQEFYVELEEEDESDADDPSLSYTDSGSLSSVRQDILERSQHRKERALKEHRERLEEVIEDKDFLALSEQIPGVNVLSEHSSSTAEPQGSASCLTGMKNTKPEAIYEENSLNNGSTENGLSALAKTGQDVRLNHKTSKNNDQVLVKKSTSQARAATLRPPCSTGQGSRPDEGKSKSVPSSIKPPKLPASAPSPKLPAGSSSSGKPHGISVPSSANKRLVTNVPSSSKARTVSSAVPSQSTRKPPTNQPKTRLNHSAGQKK; translated from the exons GTTCCTGAGTCTGTCAGGGAACAGGATTGAAGAAGTGACAAATCTGCATTCCCTGCTGAACTTGCAGTTCCTGGACCTGTCCCACAATCTGATACAGAGAGTGAATGAAG GAGAACTGCCACCAAAACTACTTGCCTTGGATCTGAGAGAAAATGGCTGTACTCATGCACCAGATTACAG GCAGAAGGTGATGACAGCCCTGCCTCTCCTGCAGGAGTTGGATGGAGAAATTGTGAGTGTCAAGCAGAGCCAGGAATTCTATGTAGAACTTGAGGAAGAGGATGAATCTGATGCTGATGACCCCAGCCTATCATATACAGACTCAG GCAGTCTCTCGTCTGTGCGCCAAGACATACTGGAACGATCACAGCACAGGAAAGAGAGAGCACTGAAAGAACACAGAGAGCGCTTAGAGGAAGTGATTGAGGATAAAGATTTCCTTGCCTTATCTGAACAAATCCCAGGAGTAAATGTGTTATCGGAACATAGCTCATCCACTGCGGAACCCCAAGGCTCTGCCTCGTGCCTGACTGGCATGAAAAACACTAAACCTGAAGCTATATATGAGGAAAACTCTCTAAATAATGGATCAACAGAGAACGGTCTTTCAGCTTTAGCTAAAACAGGCCAAGATGTCCGCCTAAATCATAAAACCTCTAAAAACAATGACCAAGTCTTGGTTAAGAAATCCACCAGCCAGGCTCGTGCTGCCACATTACGTCCTCCATGTAGCACAGGGCAGGGTTCAAGGCCTGatgaaggaaagtctaaatcagTTCCCAGTAGCATAAAACCTCCAAAACTGCCAGCCTCTGCCCCCTCCCCAAAACTGCCTGCAGGTTCTTCTAGCTCAGGTAAACCACACGGTATAAGTGTTCCCTCATCTGCAAATAAGAGACTGGTGACAAATGTCCCCTCCTCTAGCAAAGCAAGAACCGTATCCAGTGCGGTGCCGTCACAGTCCACGCGGAAACCCCCCACAAACCAACCGAAAACTAGGCTTAATCACAGCGCAGGACAAAAAAAGTGA
- the scrn2 gene encoding secernin-2 (The RefSeq protein has 2 substitutions compared to this genomic sequence) gives MSSSVPPSSVPSSSVPPSSCDCFVSLPPASLASVVLFGKNSDRPRDEVQEIVFRPAGSHPPGSKLKCTYIEVEQVAETLAVLLSRPAWLWGAEMGANEKGVCIGNEAVWTKEPVTEGEALLGMDLVRLALERAPSAQQAVQVITDLLGRYGQGGSCREDPEPLIYHNTFLLCDCSEAYVLETAGPYWAAERIVEGARNLSNQLSISVCPWREHPQLRSHALQQGWWDGQGDFNFSAVYSLEKQPVRMEAAKLRYGAGQELLRMQAGHITVKSMLNILRDKKSGICMDSGGFRTTASMVSVLPRSPDVPCIHLLTATPDPSRSVYKPFIFGPHVTQVPWVLSPSFGEHDPTQQIPRFQTQVDRRHDLYRQHQGALEACKANKQEAEETLRKKQLKLEDENLHWVDTILDPSDSADPVGGSDMFLICVEKELELYKGIGEKQCTHTEV, from the exons ATGTCCAGCTCCGTGCCACCCAGCTCCGTGCCACCCAGCTCTGTGCCACCCAGCTCCTGTGACTGCTTTGTCTCCCTTCCGCCGGCCTCTCTTGCTTCTGTTGTTCTATTTGGTAAGAACTCAGACCGACCCCGCGATGAGGTCCAGGAGATTGTGTTCCGTCCAGCAGGATCTCATCCACCGGGATCAAAGCTGAAG TGCACGTACATAGAGGTGGAGCAGGTGGCCGAGACCCTTGCAGTTCTGCTGAGTCGCCCCGCCTGGCTCTGGGGCGCAGAGATGGGGGCTAATGAGAAGGGTGTCTGTATAGGGAATGAAGCAGTGTGGACCAAGGAGCCAGTGACAGAGGGTGAGGCTTTGCTGGGCATGGACCTAGTCAG GCTAGCTCTAGAGCGTGCGCCCTCGGCTCAGCAAGCTGTGCAAGTTATTACTGATCTTTTGGGCCGGTATGGGCAGGGAGGCAGCTGCAGGGAAGATCCAGAACCCCTCATATATCACAATACGTTCTTGCTGTGCGATCGCTCAGAGGCTTATGTTCTAGAGACTGCGGGGCCCTACTGGGCAGCGGAGAGAATTGTTG AGGGGGCGCGGAACTTGTCCAACCAGCTGAGTATATCAGTTTGCCCCTGGAGGGAACACCCCCAGCTCCGCTCACATGCCTTACAGCAGGGATGGTGGGACGGCCAAGGGGACTTTAACTTCTCAGCGGTGTATTCTTTGGAGAAGCAGCCTGTACGCATGGAAGCAGCCAAATTGCGATATGGGGCTGGGCAGgaactgctccgtatgcaagcaG GGCACATAACAGTCAAGTCTATGCTGAATATTTTGCGTGACAAGAAAAGTGGTATCTGCATGGACTCTGGTGGCTTCCGTACCACGGCCAGCATGGTGTCTGTTCTACCACGTTCACCCGATGTACCGTGTATTCATCTGCTGACTGCCACTCCAGACCCGTCCAG GTCAGTGTACAAGCCCTTTATTTTTGGCCCACATGTGACACAAGTGCCCTGGGTGTTGTCGCCTAGTTTTGGGGAGCACGACCCTACCCAGCAGATTCCTAGGTTCCAGACCCAAGTCGATCGCAGACACGACCTTTACAGACAGCACCAGGGAGCTCTAGAGGCTTGTAAAGCCAATAAG CAGGAAGCGGAAGAAACACTAAGAAAAAAGCAGCTAAAGCTAGAGGATGAAAATCTCCATTGGGTTGATACAATTTTGGACCCAAGCGATTCAGCTGACCCTGTGGGTGGGTCGGATATGTTCCTGATCTGTGTAGAGAAGGAGCTGGAGTTATACAAAGGAATTGGAGAAAAGCAATGCACCCACACAGAAGTATAA
- the scrn2 gene encoding secernin-2 isoform X1, translating to MSSSVPPSSVPPSSVPPSSCDCFVSLPPASLASVVLFGKNSDRPRDEVQEIVFRPAGSHPPGSKLKCTYIEVEQVAETLAVLLSRPAWLWGAEMGANEKGVCIGNEAVWTKEPVTEGEALLGMDLVRLALERAPSAQQAVQVITDLLGRYGQGGSCREDPEPLIYHNTFLLCDRSEAYVLETAGPYWAAERIVEGARNLSNQLSISVCPWREHPQLRSHALQQGWWDGQGDFNFSAVYSLEKQPVRMEAAKLRYGAGQELLRMQAGHITVKSMLNILRDKKSGICMDSGGFRTTASMVSVLPRSPDVPCIHLLTATPDPSRSVYKPFIFGPHVTQVPWVLSPSFGEHDPTQQIPRFQTQVDRRHDLYRQHQGALEACKANKQEAEETLRKKQLKLEDENLHWVDTILDPSDSADPVGGSDMFLICVEKELELYKGIGEKQCTHTEV from the exons ATGTCCAGCTCCGTGCCACCCAGCTCCGTGCCACCCAGCTCTGTGCCACCCAGCTCCTGTGACTGCTTTGTCTCCCTTCCGCCGGCCTCTCTTGCTTCTGTTGTTCTATTTGGTAAGAACTCAGACCGACCCCGCGATGAGGTCCAGGAGATTGTGTTCCGTCCAGCAGGATCTCATCCACCGGGATCAAAGCTGAAG TGCACGTACATAGAGGTGGAGCAGGTGGCCGAGACCCTTGCAGTTCTGCTGAGTCGCCCCGCCTGGCTCTGGGGCGCAGAGATGGGGGCTAATGAGAAGGGTGTCTGTATAGGGAATGAAGCAGTGTGGACCAAGGAGCCAGTGACAGAGGGTGAGGCTTTGCTGGGCATGGACCTAGTCAG GCTAGCTCTAGAGCGTGCGCCCTCGGCTCAGCAAGCTGTGCAAGTTATTACTGATCTTTTGGGCCGGTATGGGCAGGGAGGCAGCTGCAGGGAAGATCCAGAACCCCTCATATATCACAATACGTTCTTGCTGTGCGATCGCTCAGAGGCTTATGTTCTAGAGACTGCGGGGCCCTACTGGGCAGCGGAGAGAATTGTTG AGGGGGCGCGGAACTTGTCCAACCAGCTGAGTATATCAGTTTGCCCCTGGAGGGAACACCCCCAGCTCCGCTCACATGCCTTACAGCAGGGATGGTGGGACGGCCAAGGGGACTTTAACTTCTCAGCGGTGTATTCTTTGGAGAAGCAGCCTGTACGCATGGAAGCAGCCAAATTGCGATATGGGGCTGGGCAGgaactgctccgtatgcaagcaG GGCACATAACAGTCAAGTCTATGCTGAATATTTTGCGTGACAAGAAAAGTGGTATCTGCATGGACTCTGGTGGCTTCCGTACCACGGCCAGCATGGTGTCTGTTCTACCACGTTCACCCGATGTACCGTGTATTCATCTGCTGACTGCCACTCCAGACCCGTCCAG GTCAGTGTACAAGCCCTTTATTTTTGGCCCACATGTGACACAAGTGCCCTGGGTGTTGTCGCCTAGTTTTGGGGAGCACGACCCTACCCAGCAGATTCCTAGGTTCCAGACCCAAGTCGATCGCAGACACGACCTTTACAGACAGCACCAGGGAGCTCTAGAGGCTTGTAAAGCCAATAAG CAGGAAGCGGAAGAAACACTAAGAAAAAAGCAGCTAAAGCTAGAGGATGAAAATCTCCATTGGGTTGATACAATTTTGGACCCAAGCGATTCAGCTGACCCTGTGGGTGGGTCGGATATGTTCCTGATCTGTGTAGAGAAGGAGCTGGAGTTATACAAAGGAATTGGAGAAAAGCAATGCACCCACACAGAAGTATAA
- the scrn2 gene encoding secernin-2 isoform X2, which yields MSSSVPPSSVPPSSVPPSSCDCFVSLPPASLASVVLFGKNSDRPRDEVQEIVFRPAGSHPPGSKLKCTYIEVEQVAETLAVLLSRPAWLWGAEMGANEKGVCIGNEAVWTKEPVTEGEALLGMDLVRLALERAPSAQQAVQVITDLLGRYGQGGSCREDPEPLIYHNTFLLCDRSEAYVLETAGPYWAAERIVEGARNLSNQLSISVCPWREHPQLRSHALQQGWWDGQGDFNFSAVYSLEKQPVRMEAAKLRYGAGQELLRMQAGHITVKSMLNILRDKKSGICMDSGGFRTTASMVSVLPRSPDVPCIHLLTATPDPSRSVYKPFIFGPHVTQVPWVLSPSFGEHDPTQQIPRFQTQVDRRHDLYRQHQGALEACKANKEAEETLRKKQLKLEDENLHWVDTILDPSDSADPVGGSDMFLICVEKELELYKGIGEKQCTHTEV from the exons ATGTCCAGCTCCGTGCCACCCAGCTCCGTGCCACCCAGCTCTGTGCCACCCAGCTCCTGTGACTGCTTTGTCTCCCTTCCGCCGGCCTCTCTTGCTTCTGTTGTTCTATTTGGTAAGAACTCAGACCGACCCCGCGATGAGGTCCAGGAGATTGTGTTCCGTCCAGCAGGATCTCATCCACCGGGATCAAAGCTGAAG TGCACGTACATAGAGGTGGAGCAGGTGGCCGAGACCCTTGCAGTTCTGCTGAGTCGCCCCGCCTGGCTCTGGGGCGCAGAGATGGGGGCTAATGAGAAGGGTGTCTGTATAGGGAATGAAGCAGTGTGGACCAAGGAGCCAGTGACAGAGGGTGAGGCTTTGCTGGGCATGGACCTAGTCAG GCTAGCTCTAGAGCGTGCGCCCTCGGCTCAGCAAGCTGTGCAAGTTATTACTGATCTTTTGGGCCGGTATGGGCAGGGAGGCAGCTGCAGGGAAGATCCAGAACCCCTCATATATCACAATACGTTCTTGCTGTGCGATCGCTCAGAGGCTTATGTTCTAGAGACTGCGGGGCCCTACTGGGCAGCGGAGAGAATTGTTG AGGGGGCGCGGAACTTGTCCAACCAGCTGAGTATATCAGTTTGCCCCTGGAGGGAACACCCCCAGCTCCGCTCACATGCCTTACAGCAGGGATGGTGGGACGGCCAAGGGGACTTTAACTTCTCAGCGGTGTATTCTTTGGAGAAGCAGCCTGTACGCATGGAAGCAGCCAAATTGCGATATGGGGCTGGGCAGgaactgctccgtatgcaagcaG GGCACATAACAGTCAAGTCTATGCTGAATATTTTGCGTGACAAGAAAAGTGGTATCTGCATGGACTCTGGTGGCTTCCGTACCACGGCCAGCATGGTGTCTGTTCTACCACGTTCACCCGATGTACCGTGTATTCATCTGCTGACTGCCACTCCAGACCCGTCCAG GTCAGTGTACAAGCCCTTTATTTTTGGCCCACATGTGACACAAGTGCCCTGGGTGTTGTCGCCTAGTTTTGGGGAGCACGACCCTACCCAGCAGATTCCTAGGTTCCAGACCCAAGTCGATCGCAGACACGACCTTTACAGACAGCACCAGGGAGCTCTAGAGGCTTGTAAAGCCAATAAG GAAGCGGAAGAAACACTAAGAAAAAAGCAGCTAAAGCTAGAGGATGAAAATCTCCATTGGGTTGATACAATTTTGGACCCAAGCGATTCAGCTGACCCTGTGGGTGGGTCGGATATGTTCCTGATCTGTGTAGAGAAGGAGCTGGAGTTATACAAAGGAATTGGAGAAAAGCAATGCACCCACACAGAAGTATAA